One Rosa chinensis cultivar Old Blush chromosome 3, RchiOBHm-V2, whole genome shotgun sequence DNA window includes the following coding sequences:
- the LOC112192878 gene encoding transcription factor UNE12 isoform X2 — translation MAGNPPEGLGDDFFEQIMAVPQTYSGSGSAAESAGGGYGDVGSMPMVLQLGSGTGSSSGSGVGYRGGVGSVGMGMGMPLGLNLEQGFLGQDRFRDEVEPNSNTNNNNGNSSNLMAWQERDSVHMTSLFPAFGHLQNHSVRPTPPPPQPHQFHSQPAPGPAAAAHHPPAIRPRVRARRGQATDPHSIAERLRRERIAERMKALQELVPSCNKTDRAAMLDEIVDYVKFLRLQVKVLSMSRLGGAGAVAQLVADVPLSAVEGEGIEGGTNNQQAWEKWSNDGTEQQVAKLMEEDVGAAMQYLQSKALCIMPISLAPAIFRTHQPDATTMVKPESHNSS, via the exons ATGGCGGGCAATCCGCCTGAGGGACTCGGAGACGATTTCTTCGAGCAGATCATGGCCGTTCCTCAAACGTACAGCGGCTCCGGCTCTGCTGCTGAGTCAGCTGGTGGTGGCTATGGAGACGTGGGGTCCATGCCCATGGTGCTGCAGCTGGGCTCCGGAACCGGGTCTTCTTCTGGCTCCGGCGTCGGGTACAGAGGAGGAGTCGGGTCGGTTGGGATGGGTATGGGCATGCCTTTGGGTCTGAATTTGGAGCAGGGGTTTCTTGGACAAGACAGGTTCAGAGATGAAGTTGAACCCAACTCTaacaccaacaacaacaacggTAACAGTTCTAAT TTGATGGCATGGCAGGAAAGAGATTCGGTTCACATGACGAGTTTGTTTCCGGCATTTGGACATTTGCAAAACCACTCTGTCCGGCCAACGCCGCCGCCTCCTCAGCCTCACCAG TTTCATAGCCAACCAGCACCGGGGCCAGCTGCTGCTGCCCATCACCCTCCTGCTATCCGCCCAAGGGTCCGAGCAAGACGAGGTCAAGCAACAGATCCCCACAGTATTGCTGAGCGG TTACGCCGGGAAAGAATTGCAGAAAGAATGAAGGCTTTGCAGGAATTGGTACCTAGTTGTAACAAG ACAGATAGGGCAGCTATGCTTGACGAAATCGTCGATTATGTGAAATTTTTAAGGCTCCAAGTAAAG GTTTTGAGCATGAGTAGACTTGGAGGAGCAGGTGCAGTGGCTCAGCTTGTAGCTGATGTACCCTTATCAGCAGTTGAG GGAGAGGGGATTGAAGGAGGAACCAATAATCAACAAGCATGGGAGAAGTGGTCAAATGATGGCACAGAGCAACAGGTAGCTAAGCTCATGGAAGAAGATGTAGGAGCTGCCATGCAATACCTTCAATCCAAGGCACTTTGCATCATGCCCATATCACTCGCTCCTGCAATTTTCCGGACACATCAGCCGGACGCAACGACAATGGTTAAGCCGGAATCACACAACTCTTCCTAG
- the LOC112192878 gene encoding transcription factor UNE12 isoform X4: MAGNPPEGLGDDFFEQIMAVPQTYSGSGSAAESAGGGYGDVGSMPMVLQLGSGTGSSSGSGVGYRGGVGSVGMGMGMPLGLNLEQGFLGQDRFRDEVEPNSNTNNNNGNSSNERDSVHMTSLFPAFGHLQNHSVRPTPPPPQPHQFHSQPAPGPAAAAHHPPAIRPRVRARRGQATDPHSIAERLRRERIAERMKALQELVPSCNKTDRAAMLDEIVDYVKFLRLQVKVLSMSRLGGAGAVAQLVADVPLSAVEGEGIEGGTNNQQAWEKWSNDGTEQQVAKLMEEDVGAAMQYLQSKALCIMPISLAPAIFRTHQPDATTMVKPESHNSS; this comes from the exons ATGGCGGGCAATCCGCCTGAGGGACTCGGAGACGATTTCTTCGAGCAGATCATGGCCGTTCCTCAAACGTACAGCGGCTCCGGCTCTGCTGCTGAGTCAGCTGGTGGTGGCTATGGAGACGTGGGGTCCATGCCCATGGTGCTGCAGCTGGGCTCCGGAACCGGGTCTTCTTCTGGCTCCGGCGTCGGGTACAGAGGAGGAGTCGGGTCGGTTGGGATGGGTATGGGCATGCCTTTGGGTCTGAATTTGGAGCAGGGGTTTCTTGGACAAGACAGGTTCAGAGATGAAGTTGAACCCAACTCTaacaccaacaacaacaacggTAACAGTTCTAAT GAAAGAGATTCGGTTCACATGACGAGTTTGTTTCCGGCATTTGGACATTTGCAAAACCACTCTGTCCGGCCAACGCCGCCGCCTCCTCAGCCTCACCAG TTTCATAGCCAACCAGCACCGGGGCCAGCTGCTGCTGCCCATCACCCTCCTGCTATCCGCCCAAGGGTCCGAGCAAGACGAGGTCAAGCAACAGATCCCCACAGTATTGCTGAGCGG TTACGCCGGGAAAGAATTGCAGAAAGAATGAAGGCTTTGCAGGAATTGGTACCTAGTTGTAACAAG ACAGATAGGGCAGCTATGCTTGACGAAATCGTCGATTATGTGAAATTTTTAAGGCTCCAAGTAAAG GTTTTGAGCATGAGTAGACTTGGAGGAGCAGGTGCAGTGGCTCAGCTTGTAGCTGATGTACCCTTATCAGCAGTTGAG GGAGAGGGGATTGAAGGAGGAACCAATAATCAACAAGCATGGGAGAAGTGGTCAAATGATGGCACAGAGCAACAGGTAGCTAAGCTCATGGAAGAAGATGTAGGAGCTGCCATGCAATACCTTCAATCCAAGGCACTTTGCATCATGCCCATATCACTCGCTCCTGCAATTTTCCGGACACATCAGCCGGACGCAACGACAATGGTTAAGCCGGAATCACACAACTCTTCCTAG
- the LOC112192878 gene encoding transcription factor UNE12 isoform X1, with translation MAGNPPEGLGDDFFEQIMAVPQTYSGSGSAAESAGGGYGDVGSMPMVLQLGSGTGSSSGSGVGYRGGVGSVGMGMGMPLGLNLEQGFLGQDRFRDEVEPNSNTNNNNGNSSNLMAWQERDSVHMTSLFPAFGHLQNHSVRPTPPPPQPHQQFHSQPAPGPAAAAHHPPAIRPRVRARRGQATDPHSIAERLRRERIAERMKALQELVPSCNKTDRAAMLDEIVDYVKFLRLQVKVLSMSRLGGAGAVAQLVADVPLSAVEGEGIEGGTNNQQAWEKWSNDGTEQQVAKLMEEDVGAAMQYLQSKALCIMPISLAPAIFRTHQPDATTMVKPESHNSS, from the exons ATGGCGGGCAATCCGCCTGAGGGACTCGGAGACGATTTCTTCGAGCAGATCATGGCCGTTCCTCAAACGTACAGCGGCTCCGGCTCTGCTGCTGAGTCAGCTGGTGGTGGCTATGGAGACGTGGGGTCCATGCCCATGGTGCTGCAGCTGGGCTCCGGAACCGGGTCTTCTTCTGGCTCCGGCGTCGGGTACAGAGGAGGAGTCGGGTCGGTTGGGATGGGTATGGGCATGCCTTTGGGTCTGAATTTGGAGCAGGGGTTTCTTGGACAAGACAGGTTCAGAGATGAAGTTGAACCCAACTCTaacaccaacaacaacaacggTAACAGTTCTAAT TTGATGGCATGGCAGGAAAGAGATTCGGTTCACATGACGAGTTTGTTTCCGGCATTTGGACATTTGCAAAACCACTCTGTCCGGCCAACGCCGCCGCCTCCTCAGCCTCACCAG CAGTTTCATAGCCAACCAGCACCGGGGCCAGCTGCTGCTGCCCATCACCCTCCTGCTATCCGCCCAAGGGTCCGAGCAAGACGAGGTCAAGCAACAGATCCCCACAGTATTGCTGAGCGG TTACGCCGGGAAAGAATTGCAGAAAGAATGAAGGCTTTGCAGGAATTGGTACCTAGTTGTAACAAG ACAGATAGGGCAGCTATGCTTGACGAAATCGTCGATTATGTGAAATTTTTAAGGCTCCAAGTAAAG GTTTTGAGCATGAGTAGACTTGGAGGAGCAGGTGCAGTGGCTCAGCTTGTAGCTGATGTACCCTTATCAGCAGTTGAG GGAGAGGGGATTGAAGGAGGAACCAATAATCAACAAGCATGGGAGAAGTGGTCAAATGATGGCACAGAGCAACAGGTAGCTAAGCTCATGGAAGAAGATGTAGGAGCTGCCATGCAATACCTTCAATCCAAGGCACTTTGCATCATGCCCATATCACTCGCTCCTGCAATTTTCCGGACACATCAGCCGGACGCAACGACAATGGTTAAGCCGGAATCACACAACTCTTCCTAG
- the LOC112192878 gene encoding transcription factor UNE12 isoform X3 encodes MAGNPPEGLGDDFFEQIMAVPQTYSGSGSAAESAGGGYGDVGSMPMVLQLGSGTGSSSGSGVGYRGGVGSVGMGMGMPLGLNLEQGFLGQDRFRDEVEPNSNTNNNNGNSSNERDSVHMTSLFPAFGHLQNHSVRPTPPPPQPHQQFHSQPAPGPAAAAHHPPAIRPRVRARRGQATDPHSIAERLRRERIAERMKALQELVPSCNKTDRAAMLDEIVDYVKFLRLQVKVLSMSRLGGAGAVAQLVADVPLSAVEGEGIEGGTNNQQAWEKWSNDGTEQQVAKLMEEDVGAAMQYLQSKALCIMPISLAPAIFRTHQPDATTMVKPESHNSS; translated from the exons ATGGCGGGCAATCCGCCTGAGGGACTCGGAGACGATTTCTTCGAGCAGATCATGGCCGTTCCTCAAACGTACAGCGGCTCCGGCTCTGCTGCTGAGTCAGCTGGTGGTGGCTATGGAGACGTGGGGTCCATGCCCATGGTGCTGCAGCTGGGCTCCGGAACCGGGTCTTCTTCTGGCTCCGGCGTCGGGTACAGAGGAGGAGTCGGGTCGGTTGGGATGGGTATGGGCATGCCTTTGGGTCTGAATTTGGAGCAGGGGTTTCTTGGACAAGACAGGTTCAGAGATGAAGTTGAACCCAACTCTaacaccaacaacaacaacggTAACAGTTCTAAT GAAAGAGATTCGGTTCACATGACGAGTTTGTTTCCGGCATTTGGACATTTGCAAAACCACTCTGTCCGGCCAACGCCGCCGCCTCCTCAGCCTCACCAG CAGTTTCATAGCCAACCAGCACCGGGGCCAGCTGCTGCTGCCCATCACCCTCCTGCTATCCGCCCAAGGGTCCGAGCAAGACGAGGTCAAGCAACAGATCCCCACAGTATTGCTGAGCGG TTACGCCGGGAAAGAATTGCAGAAAGAATGAAGGCTTTGCAGGAATTGGTACCTAGTTGTAACAAG ACAGATAGGGCAGCTATGCTTGACGAAATCGTCGATTATGTGAAATTTTTAAGGCTCCAAGTAAAG GTTTTGAGCATGAGTAGACTTGGAGGAGCAGGTGCAGTGGCTCAGCTTGTAGCTGATGTACCCTTATCAGCAGTTGAG GGAGAGGGGATTGAAGGAGGAACCAATAATCAACAAGCATGGGAGAAGTGGTCAAATGATGGCACAGAGCAACAGGTAGCTAAGCTCATGGAAGAAGATGTAGGAGCTGCCATGCAATACCTTCAATCCAAGGCACTTTGCATCATGCCCATATCACTCGCTCCTGCAATTTTCCGGACACATCAGCCGGACGCAACGACAATGGTTAAGCCGGAATCACACAACTCTTCCTAG
- the LOC112194982 gene encoding sec-independent protein translocase protein TATA, chloroplastic: MLSNPSQFKNTQIQPKAPKSPKPTNQKLEAEMEISSLTLSTPRFPPSVPFSSSQSTFLTNNGGANLFMTKNKVNSRGLVGGRSRIRTRTERAKKGLTCNALFGLGVPELAVIAGVAALVFGPKKLPEVGKSLGKTIKSFQQAAKEFETELKKEPDPNTEVLTDEPTTVSEEQKPEVKVPSSQEKV, encoded by the exons ATGTTATCTAATCCTTCGCAGTTTAAAAACACACAAATTCAACCGAAAGCTCCAAAATCTCCAAAACCCACAAACCAAAAGTTAGAAGCAGAAATGGAGATCTCATCTTTAACTCTATCCACTCCAAGATTTCCACCTTCAGTTCCTTTCTCTTCATCCCAGTCCACCTTCTTGACCAACAATGGCGGCGCCAATTTGTTCATGACCAAAAACAAGGTCAACAGCAGGGGTTTGGTTGGGGGCAGGAGCAGAATCAGAACCAGAACTGAAAGAGCCAAGAAGGGTCTCACTTGTAATGCTTTGTTTGGTCTTGGGGTGCCTGAGCTTGCTGTTATTGCTGGGGTGGCTGCTCTGGTTTTTGGACCCAAGAAGTTACCTGAAGTGGGCAAGAGTTTAGGGAAGACTATCAAGAGCTTCCAACAG GCTGCAAAGGAGTTTGAGACAGAACTTAAAAAAGAACCTGATCCTAATACAGAGGTTCTCACTGATGAACCTACCACGGTGAGTGAAGAACAAAAACCAGAAGTCAAGGTCCCAAGCTCCCAGGAAAAAGTATGA
- the LOC112192828 gene encoding pentatricopeptide repeat-containing protein At3g18970 gives MHHLPRLRSLSLLNLKLKSTHQLKQAHAQLITNGLKSTSIYGKLIQQCCALSDPESTSLYAHLVFKHFDEPNLFLLNTLIRCTQPKDSIFLFANWVSKASLCFDDFTYKFVLGACARLPSIPTLVVGREVHARIVKEGIISNILVQTTLVHCYASNKDLDSARKVFDEMTERTSVTWNAMITGYSSHRESARDALLLFRDMLDCDSGVKPTDTTTVCVLAAASQLGVLETGACVHGYVEKAMPAPDGDVFMGTGLVDMYSKCGSVDSALTIFKRMKQRNVLTWTAMATGLAIHGKGSEALELLDVMKAHGTNPNEVTFTSLLAACCHVGLVEEGLHLFHMMKTKFGVTPHMQHYGCIVDLLSRSGHLNEAYDFIIAMPVEPDAVLWRSLLSACKVHGNVAMGEKVGRKLLHIQLTQSSADGTPKSEDYVALSNIYAYAEKWDAVEMVREEMKVMGIENKAGSSSVQTTSNHALDGL, from the coding sequence ATGCACCATCTGCCAAGACTCagatctctctccctcttaaaCCTGAAACTAAAATCCACACACCAATTGAAGCAAGCCCATGCCCAGTTGATTACCAATGGTCTCAAATCAACTTCCATATATGGCAAGCTAATCCAGCAATGCTGTGCCTTATCAGACCCAGAAAGCACCAGCCTTTATGCCCATTTAGTATTCAAACACTTTGATGAGCCTAATCTGTTCCTGTTGAACACTTTGATTAGATGTACTCAACCTAAagactccatttttctttttgccaATTGGGTTTCCAAAGCAAGCTTGTGTTTTGATGACTTTACCTACAAGTTTGTTCTTGGAGCTTGTGCTAGATTACCTTCAATACCAACATTAGTAGTAGGTAGAGAAGTTCATGCCCGGATAGTAAAAGAGGGCATCATATCAAACATTTTAGTGCAAACTACGTTAGTACATTGTTATGCTAGTAACAAGGACCTTGATTCGGCACGtaaggtgttcgatgaaatgaCTGAGAGAACTAGTGTTACGTGGAATGCAATGATCACGGGGTACTCTTCGCATAGAGAAAGTGCCCGGGATGCATTGCTGTTGTTTCGGGACATGTTGGATTGTGATTCTGGGGTGAAACCTACTGATACTACTACGGTTTGTGTTCTCGCCGCGGCTTCTCAGTTGGGTGTGCTGGAAACTGGTGCTTGTGTACATGGTTATGTAGAGAAGGCAATGCCTGCTCCTGATGGTGATGTTTTTATGGGAACTGGTCTTGTTGATATGTACTCGAAATGTGGAAGTGTTGATAGTGCTTTAACCATTTTTAAGCGAATGAAACAGAGAAATGTCTTGACTTGGACAGCAATGGCAACCGGGCTAGCTATTCATGGAAAGGGAAGTGAAGCACTGGAGCTTTTGGATGTAATGAAAGCTCATGGAACAAACCCAAATGAAGTGACTTTCACCAGCTTGCTTGCAGCTTGCTGCCATGTCGGGCTTGTTGAAGAAGGCCTGCATTTGTTCCATATGATGAAGACGAAGTTTGGAGTCACCCCTCATATGCAGCATTACGGTTGCATAGTTGACCTGCTTAGCCGAAGTGGGCATTTGAATGAGGCCTATGACTTTATAATAGCAATGCCAGTTGAACCTGATGCTGTCTTGTGGAGGAGTTTGCTAAGTGCATGCAAAGTTCATGGGAATGTCGCAATGGGAGAGAAGGTTGGGAGGAAGCTGCTTCACATCCAGCTGACGCAGAGTTCTGCAGATGGAACTCCAAAGAGTGAAGACTATGTAGCTTTGTCAAACATTTATGCTTATGCCGAAAAGTGGGATGCTGTGGAGATGGTGAGAGAGGAGATGAAGGTCATGGGAATTGAAAACAAAGCTGGCTCTAGTTCTGTTCAAACTACTAGCAATCATGCCTTGGATGGGTTGTAG
- the LOC112192829 gene encoding light-inducible protein CPRF2 — MDRVFSSMGEMSDHLWSSSSSCAPVPPGTNVNEDEDELSKMNRSASEWAFQRFLQQEASVSPSSSSQAQNDVEETKVNATSMALPNGQNPTNTNSSAASFKAPNVPVDSEEYQAFLKTKLDLACAAVALSRVKGSLVKAQDSASLADSGQQASDALQLGSQAPFEGAGNDLCRSYDKNATAPLGIPSLPTIQSRSGASIRQATSASSRELSDYEEVEGETAMTENMDPTDAKRVRRMLSNRESARRSRRRKQAHLTELETQASQLRVENSSLLKRLTDINQKYNEASVDNRVLRADIETLRAKVKMAEETVKRLTGSNSVFHTMSDVSSISMAPFDGSPSETSADAAVPVQDDPNHHYFQPASNNSMPTDFRGNNGLADNTPSVENAQQTSAATSKEVVGNKMGRTLSLPRVASLEHLQKRIRGGEQ; from the exons atggaTAGGGTGTTCTCTTCCATGGGTGAAATGTCAGACCATCtctggtcttcttcttcttcttgtgcaCCAGTACCACCTGGAACTAATGtaaatgaagatgaagatgagctTTCCAAAATGAACAGGAGCGCTTCAGAGTGGGCATTCCAGCGTTTTCTCCAACAAGAAGCCTCTGTTTCACCTTCATCTTCCTCACAAGCTCAAAATGATGTTGAAGAAACCAAGGTCAATGCAACAAGTATGGCCTTACCAAATGGGCAAAACCCCACAAACACTAACAGCAGTGCGGCGTCGTTTAAGGCTCCCAATGTTCCTGTTGATTCTGAGGAGTACCAGGCCTTCCTCAAGACCAAGCTCGATCTGGCTTGTGCTGCTGTGGCCTTGTCTCGTGTAAAG GGATCTTTAGTAAAAGCTCAAGATTCTGCTTCTTTAGCTGACAGTGGGCAACAGGCTTCCGATGCTTTGCAACTGGGATCTCAAGCCCCCTTTGAAG GAGCTGGGAATGATTTATGCAGGTCATATGATAAGAATGCTACTGCACCACTTGGAATTCCTTCATTGCCAACGATACAAAGTAGATCTGGGGCTTCAATAAGGCAAGCAACAAGTGCATCATCAAGAGAACTCTCAGATTATGAGGAAGTTGAAGGAGAGACTGCAATGACTGAAAATATGGACCCTACTGATGCGAAACGTGTGAGGAG AATGCTCTCTAATAGAGAATCAGCTAGAcgctcaagaagaagaaagcaggcCCATTTGACTGAGCTTGAGACACAG GCATCTCAATTAAGGGTTGAGAACTCCTCTTTATTGAAGCGTCTGACTGATATAAACCAGAAGTACAATGAAGCATCTGTTGACAACAGAGTTTTGAGAGCTGATATTGAAACATTGAGAGCAAAG GTAAAGATGGCTGAGGAGACAGTGAAAAGACTAACCGGATCAAACTCTGTGTTTCATACTATGTCAGATGTGTCCTCAATCAGCATGGCACCATTTGATGGAAGCCCATCAGAAACATCAGCAGATGCTGCTGTTCCCGTGCAAGATGACCCAAACCATCACTATTTCCAACCTGCTTCCAATAACTCCATGCCAACTGACTTCAGAGGCAACAATGGTTTGGCAGATAATACCCCTTCAGTTGAAAATGCGCAGCAGACTTCTGCAGCAACATCAAAAGAAGTGGTGGGAAACAAGATGGGACGAACACTTTCCTTACCGCGAGTTGCTAGCTTAGAGCATCTCCAGAAGCGGATCCGCGGTGGAGAGCAATAG
- the LOC112192891 gene encoding V-type proton ATPase subunit F encodes MAGRVGIPNKSSALIAMIADEDTVTGFLLAGVGNVDLRRKTNYLIVDSKTTMKQIEDAFKEFTTKDDIAIVLISQYVANMIRFLVDSYNKPVPAILEIPSKDHPYDPASDSVLSRVKYLFSAESVAGDRR; translated from the exons ATGGCTGGAAGAGTTGGTATCCCTAATAAGAGCTCGGCACTCATTGCCATGATCGCTGATGAG GACACTGTAACTGGATTTCTGCTGGCTGGAGTGGGCAATGTTGACTTGCGCAGAAAGACAAATTATCTTATAGTTGATTCAA AAACAACAATGAAACAAATTGAGGATGCATTCAAAGAGTTTACTACAAAGGATGACATTGCAATTGTCTTAATCAGTCAATAC GTGGCAAACATGATAAGGTTTCTAGTTGATAGCTACAACAAGCCAGTTCCAGCTATATTGGAAATCCCTTCCAAGGATCATCCGTACGACCCTGCGAGTGACTCAGTTCTTTCGCGAGTCAAGTACCTCTTCTCTGCCGAATCCGTGGCAGGAGACAGGCGTTGA